From Chryseobacterium shandongense, the proteins below share one genomic window:
- a CDS encoding MvdC/MvdD family ATP grasp protein → MILCITHSRDFYNIDLFFEYLTSKNIPYFRLNSDQLNNAQKISISQNSFEIIDESGNTLKSEDIKSVWHRKSWRISTPEELDEEYKNIFIKEYSTLRYNLFTALEHVPWINPFENENKIDGNKIFQLKIAEKNGLIVPETLFSNDAEAITAFFHSHCNGKMVAKLHGVISKSMGGENFISTNIIDEDSLENIADIEYCPMIFQPYIEKKYELRIVYLDGEFFTGKINNSENADWRIARGNYFWSEYHLPENIETSLTAMMKEMGLYMGAIDMIRGKDGSYYFLEVNPQGEWGMLQKDLNFPIAQRIADNLIKRMKTNE, encoded by the coding sequence ATGATTCTTTGCATTACACATTCCCGGGATTTTTATAATATTGATCTGTTTTTCGAATATCTTACCTCGAAAAATATTCCGTATTTCAGGCTTAATTCTGATCAACTGAACAATGCTCAGAAAATAAGCATAAGTCAGAATTCATTTGAAATCATAGACGAATCAGGAAATACATTAAAATCAGAAGACATAAAAAGTGTCTGGCACAGGAAATCATGGAGAATAAGCACTCCTGAAGAACTGGATGAAGAATATAAAAATATCTTTATTAAAGAATATTCCACCCTGCGTTATAATCTTTTCACAGCATTGGAACATGTTCCGTGGATTAATCCTTTTGAAAATGAAAACAAAATAGACGGGAATAAAATATTTCAGCTGAAAATCGCTGAAAAAAATGGTCTGATTGTGCCTGAAACTTTATTTTCCAACGATGCCGAAGCGATTACTGCATTTTTTCATTCGCATTGCAATGGTAAAATGGTCGCCAAGCTTCACGGAGTCATTTCAAAATCTATGGGGGGGGAAAATTTTATTTCCACCAATATTATTGATGAGGACTCTCTGGAGAATATTGCAGATATAGAATACTGCCCGATGATCTTCCAACCTTACATTGAAAAAAAATATGAACTGAGGATTGTTTATCTCGATGGAGAATTTTTCACGGGAAAAATCAATAACAGCGAAAATGCAGACTGGAGAATTGCCCGCGGAAATTATTTCTGGTCAGAATATCATCTTCCCGAAAATATTGAAACAAGCCTCACTGCGATGATGAAAGAAATGGGACTGTACATGGGAGCCATAGACATGATCCGAGGAAAAGACGGGAGCTATTATTTTCTTGAAGTCAATCCTCAGGGAGAGTGGGGAATGCTGCAGAAAGATCTCAACTTTCCTATTGCACAGAGAATTGCCGATAACCTTATAAAAAGAATGAAAACCAATGAATAA
- a CDS encoding microviridin/marinostatin family tricyclic proteinase inhibitor gives MKNKNSKKKPFFASFLEKQLQDPQKIKGGGDVTDVRLDNATSKVADTVTKPTLDLLQTMKYPSDGDDDAPTV, from the coding sequence ATGAAAAACAAGAATTCAAAAAAGAAGCCTTTTTTTGCATCGTTTCTTGAAAAACAACTTCAGGATCCTCAAAAGATCAAAGGAGGTGGAGATGTTACCGATGTAAGATTAGATAATGCGACATCAAAAGTTGCAGATACCGTAACAAAACCAACGCTGGATCTATTGCAGACAATGAAATATCCATCAGACGGTGACGATGATGCTCCGACTGTTTAG
- a CDS encoding microviridin/marinostatin family tricyclic proteinase inhibitor encodes MEGKKSKKPFFASFLEKQIEDPETVKGGSGSVTSALQDNTTGALKDSITSATLDNVTKPGGDHVTLKYPSDGDEDANAI; translated from the coding sequence ATGGAAGGTAAAAAATCTAAAAAACCATTCTTTGCTTCATTCTTAGAAAAGCAAATCGAAGACCCTGAAACCGTAAAAGGAGGCTCGGGAAGTGTAACATCTGCATTGCAGGATAATACGACAGGAGCATTGAAAGACAGCATTACATCAGCAACTCTTGATAATGTTACAAAACCTGGAGGCGATCATGTGACACTGAAATATCCTTCAGACGGTGATGAAGATGCAAATGCAATTTAA
- a CDS encoding alpha/beta fold hydrolase codes for MEILNSKIFGENLSVTPLLVFHGLFGMLDNWGAFGKDMGEFLPVHLIDLRNHGRSFHSEEMSHDDLAEDILNYMEYYGIAKAHILGHSLGGKAVMQFAIRFPEKVERLIVVDISPKAYPPHHQGIIKALETVDFNTVSSRSEVEAVLNQYIPEKSTIQFLTKNLYWDDNKKLNWRFNLKTLSEKYNEFVSNAIKFGVFDGPTLFVAGAQSNYILPQDQFAIKQQFPKADFVTIKNAGHWVQAENPVDFANVVKDFLHIN; via the coding sequence ATGGAAATTTTAAATTCAAAAATATTTGGTGAAAACCTTTCGGTAACACCACTATTAGTATTTCACGGTTTATTCGGAATGCTTGACAATTGGGGGGCTTTCGGAAAAGACATGGGAGAATTTCTTCCCGTGCATCTTATTGATCTTCGCAATCACGGAAGAAGCTTTCATTCTGAAGAAATGTCTCACGATGATCTTGCTGAAGATATTCTTAATTATATGGAATATTATGGAATTGCCAAAGCTCATATCTTGGGACATTCACTCGGTGGAAAAGCCGTGATGCAGTTTGCAATAAGATTCCCGGAAAAAGTGGAACGTCTCATTGTGGTTGATATTTCACCAAAAGCGTATCCTCCACATCATCAGGGTATTATCAAAGCATTGGAAACGGTTGATTTTAATACGGTTTCATCAAGAAGCGAGGTGGAAGCAGTACTTAATCAATATATTCCTGAAAAATCAACCATTCAGTTTCTCACAAAAAATTTGTACTGGGACGATAATAAGAAGCTGAATTGGAGATTTAATCTGAAAACTTTATCGGAAAAATACAATGAATTTGTATCTAATGCGATAAAATTCGGCGTTTTTGACGGGCCAACTTTATTTGTTGCCGGAGCTCAATCCAATTATATTCTTCCACAGGATCAGTTCGCGATAAAGCAGCAGTTTCCAAAAGCAGATTTTGTAACGATAAAAAATGCGGGACATTGGGTTCAGGCGGAAAATCCCGTTGATTTTGCTAATGTTGTTAAAGATTTTTTACATATTAATTAA
- a CDS encoding pyridoxine 5'-phosphate synthase, whose protein sequence is MTKLSVNINKIATIRNARGGETPSVTEAAIKIQEYGGQGITIHPRPDERHITRKDVYDIKPLVTTEFNIEGNPHRPFIDMVLDVKPEQVTLVPDADDAITSNAGWDTKKHLDFLTEIIAEFKNAGIRTSIFLDPNPELVEYAAKTGTDRIELYTEAYAKDYTSNKERAIKPYYDTAVVAADFGLGLNAGHDLSLDNLKFFADNIPNLLEVSIGHALISEALYMGLENTVQAYLKRLAQW, encoded by the coding sequence ATGACAAAACTTAGTGTAAACATCAATAAAATTGCAACCATAAGAAATGCCAGAGGAGGAGAAACGCCCAGCGTAACGGAAGCTGCAATAAAAATCCAGGAATATGGAGGACAGGGAATAACCATTCATCCAAGACCGGATGAAAGACATATTACCAGAAAAGATGTTTATGACATTAAACCACTCGTTACAACAGAATTCAATATCGAAGGAAATCCGCACAGGCCTTTTATTGACATGGTTTTAGATGTAAAACCCGAACAGGTAACGCTGGTTCCTGATGCCGACGACGCCATCACTTCCAATGCAGGCTGGGATACAAAAAAACACCTTGATTTTCTTACAGAGATTATAGCCGAGTTTAAGAACGCAGGAATTCGTACCTCAATTTTTTTAGATCCGAATCCAGAATTGGTGGAATATGCCGCAAAAACAGGAACAGACAGAATCGAGCTGTACACGGAAGCGTATGCGAAAGATTATACTTCAAATAAAGAACGGGCTATAAAGCCTTATTATGATACCGCTGTTGTGGCCGCAGATTTTGGACTTGGACTGAACGCCGGACATGATCTGAGTCTTGATAATCTTAAATTTTTTGCAGACAATATTCCCAATCTACTGGAGGTGTCCATCGGGCACGCTTTAATTTCTGAAGCACTGTACATGGGATTGGAAAATACGGTTCAGGCTTATCTGAAAAGACTCGCACAATGGTAG
- a CDS encoding mechanosensitive ion channel family protein: MNDQLEETKDLIQGLSEPLYRYISRIAPSGLEFVFHIIVKILLLIAIFLVIDLIFKVIINSVFRIFRNKEKYPVVNSIYESKITNSIAHLFALLIIGSIHESIFYGALKNTTIFLIRCVNLGLVMIFAGMLYRGLTAFRNYFVIKQDFYKIMALNAISETVKILGIFLFSVVGICVIFGIKGTTIVGSLGAITAVLVLVFRDTILGFVTGLHVATSKNLKVGDWVSIPKYNLEGNIAEINLLTTKINNFDRTFSTIPTYDLLTTEIKNMQVISETNGRRIKKSIFFNINSFKFLSDEDIERLKTINLISDYLSQRSLELKKEKENMAHKEEVINGRQLTNIGVFRYYAQKYIERIPELDKEGPVMVRQLNSTPQGLPLEIYAFTNDTEWVRFEEIQSDIFDHLLVASKEFDLEVMQVKV, encoded by the coding sequence ATGAACGACCAACTAGAAGAAACAAAAGATCTCATACAGGGATTAAGTGAACCTCTTTATCGATACATCAGCCGCATTGCACCATCCGGCCTGGAATTCGTATTTCATATCATTGTAAAGATTCTTTTATTAATCGCGATTTTTCTGGTTATTGACCTCATCTTTAAAGTGATCATCAATAGTGTTTTCAGGATTTTCAGGAATAAGGAAAAATATCCGGTTGTAAATTCAATCTACGAATCTAAAATAACCAATTCCATTGCGCATCTTTTTGCGCTTCTCATCATTGGAAGCATCCATGAATCTATTTTTTACGGAGCCTTAAAGAATACAACCATATTCCTTATCAGGTGCGTTAATTTGGGTCTGGTAATGATCTTCGCGGGAATGCTGTATCGAGGACTGACGGCTTTCAGGAATTATTTCGTGATTAAACAGGATTTTTACAAGATCATGGCGCTCAATGCTATTTCAGAAACGGTGAAAATTTTGGGGATTTTTCTATTTTCAGTTGTGGGAATATGTGTGATTTTCGGGATCAAAGGAACAACGATTGTCGGTAGTTTGGGAGCAATAACAGCTGTTCTGGTGTTGGTGTTCCGCGACACTATTCTAGGGTTCGTCACCGGACTTCACGTCGCGACTTCCAAAAACCTTAAAGTAGGGGATTGGGTAAGCATTCCGAAATATAATCTTGAAGGAAATATCGCTGAAATTAATCTCTTGACAACAAAAATCAATAATTTCGACAGAACCTTCTCAACGATTCCTACGTATGATCTTCTGACAACAGAGATCAAAAACATGCAGGTTATTTCTGAAACGAATGGAAGACGAATTAAAAAATCTATATTCTTTAACATCAATTCGTTTAAATTCCTTTCAGATGAGGATATTGAACGCCTTAAAACTATTAACCTAATTTCAGATTATCTTAGTCAACGATCTCTGGAGCTGAAAAAGGAAAAAGAAAATATGGCTCATAAAGAAGAGGTCATCAACGGTAGACAGCTCACCAATATTGGGGTTTTCAGGTATTATGCGCAAAAATACATAGAACGTATTCCGGAACTCGATAAGGAAGGACCTGTCATGGTCCGTCAGCTGAACAGTACACCGCAGGGTCTTCCTCTTGAAATTTATGCCTTTACCAATGATACCGAATGGGTGCGTTTTGAGGAAATTCAGTCCGATATTTTTGATCACTTGCTGGTTGCTTCAAAAGAATTTGATCTTGAAGTGATGCAAGTAAAAGTCTAA
- a CDS encoding carboxypeptidase regulatory-like domain-containing protein, whose protein sequence is MRKHYLFILLCVFTLLTNCSGGEDAPVIMENTSTAVKTGKLTGKVMSQNGTKPIGGASVFTFDDQYKIYYTTSDSEGNFSLDAPAGNRTIYIQTGNGTNFRTEISAVVKDNETVSLDANQTKLNQVAKIAYVKGTYDKIEDIIQILGYTATEITNNDLANMTTIAQYDIIFLNCGSRSSTTNPALYTAIDANLAIFVANGGSIYASDWDVAYLVGGTTNTNNCGLPGGFVPDSKLCSKNIGSSGNIGATVNNAGLTSALGFNTLNIHYDLGAWQKIINYDPAYWEVLVKETSSNDALMIRTNHFAATGIPVTPIGNAATTTFVTVCVTLPGNIQISLSVPQAAVPFLVALGATVGPCSGASNSGYIYYTTFHNHASGNIGNAGVILQYVILNL, encoded by the coding sequence ATGAGAAAACACTACTTATTTATTTTATTGTGTGTCTTCACACTTTTAACGAACTGTTCCGGAGGCGAAGACGCGCCGGTAATTATGGAAAACACCAGTACAGCTGTAAAAACAGGTAAGCTTACCGGTAAGGTAATGTCACAAAACGGAACCAAACCTATTGGAGGCGCTTCTGTTTTCACGTTTGACGATCAGTATAAAATCTACTACACAACTTCGGATTCAGAAGGTAATTTTTCACTAGATGCTCCTGCCGGAAACCGCACTATTTATATCCAGACCGGTAACGGAACCAATTTCCGCACAGAAATTTCCGCAGTAGTAAAAGATAATGAAACGGTTTCTCTTGATGCCAACCAAACCAAACTTAACCAAGTTGCAAAAATTGCTTATGTAAAAGGAACGTATGACAAGATAGAAGATATTATTCAGATTTTGGGGTATACCGCAACCGAAATAACGAATAATGACCTTGCCAACATGACAACAATTGCGCAATATGACATTATATTTCTCAATTGCGGCTCCAGAAGCAGCACGACCAACCCTGCTCTCTACACTGCCATTGACGCCAACTTGGCTATCTTCGTTGCCAATGGAGGAAGTATTTATGCTTCAGACTGGGATGTGGCTTATTTAGTAGGCGGAACCACCAATACCAACAACTGCGGGCTTCCGGGAGGATTTGTTCCCGATTCAAAATTATGCTCTAAAAATATCGGAAGTTCTGGCAATATAGGCGCTACAGTAAATAATGCAGGACTTACATCAGCTTTAGGATTCAATACACTTAATATTCATTATGATTTAGGGGCATGGCAAAAAATTATCAACTACGATCCTGCTTATTGGGAAGTGTTGGTTAAAGAAACTTCATCCAACGATGCCTTAATGATCAGAACCAATCATTTTGCGGCGACAGGAATTCCGGTTACTCCTATAGGAAATGCCGCCACTACAACTTTTGTAACAGTGTGTGTTACACTTCCCGGAAATATCCAGATCAGCCTTTCTGTTCCGCAGGCAGCGGTTCCTTTCCTTGTTGCATTAGGTGCAACGGTAGGACCTTGCTCCGGAGCTTCAAACAGCGGCTATATTTATTACACCACTTTCCACAATCACGCTTCCGGAAATATTGGCAATGCCGGTGTCATTTTACAGTATGTCATTTTAAACCTTTAA
- a CDS encoding DUF456 domain-containing protein translates to MDTALIDILCLILLFLGILGTFLPILPGLLLSICGLLIYKFGTDSDLSMIYIWAFVILTIASVVLSYVIPAKTNLKYGGTRWGSIGSVIGTIVGIFIPIPLGFLVGMFAGVFIGEILHDSKDINKALKSTKGAFIGFIYGTGFSFVVGVAMFLVVVLDMLSII, encoded by the coding sequence ATGGACACAGCCTTAATTGACATTCTATGCCTGATCCTTCTGTTTTTAGGAATATTAGGAACATTTCTCCCTATTTTACCAGGCTTGCTGCTGAGTATATGCGGACTTTTAATTTATAAATTCGGCACCGACTCGGACCTCAGCATGATCTACATCTGGGCATTTGTGATCCTTACCATTGCTTCTGTGGTTCTTAGTTATGTCATTCCGGCAAAGACAAATCTGAAATACGGTGGAACGCGGTGGGGAAGCATCGGCTCAGTGATCGGGACGATTGTAGGAATTTTTATTCCGATTCCTTTAGGATTTTTAGTGGGAATGTTTGCAGGTGTTTTTATAGGAGAGATTTTGCATGACAGTAAAGATATCAATAAAGCTTTAAAATCAACCAAAGGTGCTTTCATCGGTTTTATCTACGGCACAGGATTCAGTTTTGTGGTGGGTGTGGCAATGTTTTTGGTGGTAGTATTGGATATGCTTTCCATTATTTAA
- a CDS encoding uracil-DNA glycosylase — translation MTWTEVLAPIKNTEYFTNLWEKVKQEYTTTKVFPPKSQIFRALEITPFDEVEVVIIGQDPYHNDYQANGLCFSVSEQVAAPPSLKNIFIELKNDIGIERTSKELDDWGKQGVLLLNATLTVRAHSPNSHKDLGWEKFTDFIIKEISDKKENVVFVLWGAFAQKKAELINPAKHFILKSAHPSPFSVHRGFFGSKPFSKINEYLDSKRKKPISW, via the coding sequence ATGACCTGGACAGAAGTTTTAGCACCAATAAAAAATACAGAATATTTTACCAATCTTTGGGAAAAAGTAAAACAGGAATATACAACCACAAAAGTATTTCCTCCAAAAAGCCAGATTTTCAGGGCACTCGAAATCACTCCTTTCGATGAAGTTGAGGTGGTGATTATCGGGCAGGATCCTTACCATAATGATTATCAGGCAAATGGTTTATGTTTTTCCGTTTCCGAGCAGGTTGCAGCACCGCCTTCTCTGAAAAATATTTTTATCGAGCTTAAAAATGATATTGGTATAGAAAGAACTTCAAAAGAGCTGGATGATTGGGGAAAACAAGGTGTTTTGTTGTTAAATGCTACGTTAACGGTACGTGCGCATTCTCCCAATTCCCACAAGGATCTCGGTTGGGAAAAATTTACGGATTTTATCATTAAGGAAATTTCGGATAAAAAAGAAAATGTTGTCTTTGTATTATGGGGCGCTTTCGCTCAAAAAAAAGCGGAACTTATCAATCCGGCCAAACATTTTATCTTAAAGTCTGCACATCCTTCTCCTTTTTCCGTTCACAGAGGATTTTTCGGGAGTAAACCTTTTTCAAAGATTAATGAATATTTAGATTCAAAAAGGAAAAAGCCTATTTCATGGTAG
- a CDS encoding GNAT family N-acetyltransferase, whose amino-acid sequence MIETERLLLKEINESYVNDILKIRSNEIINQYVQRVSPKNNYDALQFILTIKERTKNNQTFYWGVSLKGQSNLIGTICLWNFSEDRTVAEVGYELLPEYHRKGIMSEALKAVLNFAFNESHLQEIVAMTHKLNENSKRLLLKQDFVLQEGRIDEGVPENMVFSLKKFE is encoded by the coding sequence ATGATTGAAACAGAAAGATTATTGTTGAAAGAAATCAACGAAAGCTATGTCAATGATATTCTGAAAATTCGCAGCAACGAAATTATAAATCAATATGTACAGAGAGTTTCTCCGAAAAATAATTATGATGCGCTGCAGTTTATTCTCACAATCAAAGAAAGAACTAAGAATAATCAGACATTTTACTGGGGGGTATCTTTAAAAGGTCAATCTAATCTTATTGGTACAATTTGTCTCTGGAATTTTTCTGAAGACCGGACAGTTGCAGAAGTGGGGTATGAGCTGTTACCGGAATATCATAGAAAAGGTATTATGTCGGAAGCTTTAAAAGCGGTATTAAATTTTGCTTTTAATGAATCGCATTTGCAGGAAATTGTAGCAATGACGCACAAGCTCAACGAAAATTCAAAAAGACTTCTTTTAAAACAAGATTTTGTATTGCAAGAAGGAAGAATAGATGAAGGGGTTCCGGAGAATATGGTTTTTAGCCTGAAGAAATTTGAGTAA